AGCTGAATAATCAGCGCGAACTGAATCGTACTATGCATATTAAAGGCCGTTGTTTTTACAACGGCCTTTTTTTGTGTTTGTTGCAGTATATTTTTTTTCGATGTATTCAATAGCTATGATTGATTACAGAAAGCTAGAAGCGTTTTGCAAGGTTTATGAGTTGCAAAGTTTTTCCCGTGCAGGGAAAGATCTTTTTTTATCGCAACCGACCATTAGCGCGCATGTTTCAGCACTCGAGTCTGAGTTAAACGTCCCGCTTCTTGATAGAATGGGACGCATTGTTTTACCTACGGAAGCAGGTACCATTCTGTATAAGTACGCCAAGCAGGCTTTCTCCTCTTTAAATGCAGCTCGAGCCGAAATTGCGCAACTGCATGATGAGATGGCTGGAGAAATAGTCATTGGTGGCAGCACAATTCCGGCCCATTATTTACTGCCTAACGTGATGGCGAAATACATGTTGAAAAATACCAACGTAGATGTTTCGCTTAAGGTGGCAGATTCTGAGGCCATAATTCACATGTTGTCCGATGGAGAACTTTCGGTTGGCGTCGTCGGCGCATTTGAAAATGATCCTGAATTGACCTTTATACCAATTGTTGATGATGAACTGGTGGTTATTGCATCACCTTCCTATGTATCTTTGAAGGAGCCGCTGACAGCTGAAACCCTTGAGGAGCATAGCTGGGTAATGCGTGAGCGTGGATCTGGTACACGAAAGTCCTTTGCGAACGCCCTTGCCGAACACAATGTGGATATCCGTTCACTTCCTTCGGTCGTGCAAGTTGAATCAACCAACGCTGTTATTCAGTTTGTTAAGGCCGGGATGGGTCT
This sequence is a window from Halodesulfovibrio aestuarii DSM 17919 = ATCC 29578. Protein-coding genes within it:
- a CDS encoding selenium metabolism-associated LysR family transcriptional regulator, yielding MIDYRKLEAFCKVYELQSFSRAGKDLFLSQPTISAHVSALESELNVPLLDRMGRIVLPTEAGTILYKYAKQAFSSLNAARAEIAQLHDEMAGEIVIGGSTIPAHYLLPNVMAKYMLKNTNVDVSLKVADSEAIIHMLSDGELSVGVVGAFENDPELTFIPIVDDELVVIASPSYVSLKEPLTAETLEEHSWVMRERGSGTRKSFANALAEHNVDIRSLPSVVQVESTNAVIQFVKAGMGLSITSKLAVSAEVERGDLIILPLSNMKLNRQFFCVYHNRRHYFPAIHSFIQFLKDETRSMRG